One genomic segment of Bacillota bacterium includes these proteins:
- a CDS encoding methylglyoxal synthase, translating to MIEDKYIHFTIGRQKHIALIAHDNKKDALVEWVDANKDILKSHFLSGTGTTARIISEKTNLPVVAYNSGPLGGDQQIGARIVEGRIDFIVFFWDPLEAQPHDPDVKALLRIAAVYDVPIANNQATADFMLTSKYMDSEYDRKVLNYNTIIQDRLKHFIKD from the coding sequence ATGATTGAAGACAAATATATACATTTTACCATCGGCCGTCAGAAACACATTGCGCTGATAGCGCATGATAACAAAAAGGATGCGCTTGTTGAGTGGGTCGATGCAAACAAAGACATACTTAAAAGCCATTTTCTTTCCGGAACAGGAACGACTGCCCGCATTATATCCGAAAAAACCAATCTTCCTGTAGTTGCTTATAACAGCGGTCCTCTTGGCGGCGATCAGCAGATCGGTGCACGCATCGTTGAAGGACGCATCGATTTTATCGTGTTCTTCTGGGATCCTCTTGAGGCACAGCCGCATGACCCGGACGTAAAGGCATTGCTCCGCATTGCGGCAGTATATGACGTTCCGATTGCAAACAATCAGGCAACGGCTGATTTCATGCTTACCTCTAAGTATATGGACAGCGAATACGACCGCAAGGTATTGAATTATAATACCATAATACAAGACCGCTTAAAACACTTTATAAAAGACTAA
- a CDS encoding right-handed parallel beta-helix repeat-containing protein produces MATIYVKKDYKTIQEAIDAANPGDKIIVENGVYRESLNINKNDLKLVGGEDTVLYGDFALQYAFYINNANKIEIQNFKIKNYALWAFYIENSSNVLVYRCSISDVSYVGAEFYNSKNIKFIKNRMSGFLNYGVYSYGSCGGSINYNTIESCGQYGIYITGDMTEFSIIRNNVSRNNNGGIICMGEKNMIFYNKVFKNTGSAISAYSNSSVKGNILSDNTGDGVISSGKNSVIAENLILNNAQNGIYISIYGMAGTKITSNRIQCSGVNGIYIGTGSNIIEGNTVIDSGRYDILRLHPNNEFKNNIFNTSNPAELNVRGE; encoded by the coding sequence ATGGCAACAATATATGTCAAAAAAGATTACAAGACTATTCAAGAGGCGATAGATGCCGCAAATCCCGGAGATAAAATCATCGTTGAAAACGGGGTTTACCGCGAAAGCCTTAATATAAACAAAAACGATCTCAAGTTGGTCGGTGGGGAAGATACCGTCTTATATGGAGACTTTGCGCTGCAATACGCTTTTTATATTAATAACGCAAATAAAATAGAGATACAAAACTTTAAAATTAAGAATTATGCACTATGGGCGTTCTATATCGAAAACAGCTCTAACGTACTTGTATACAGGTGTTCAATAAGCGATGTTTCATATGTGGGGGCAGAGTTTTATAACAGCAAAAACATCAAGTTCATTAAAAACCGTATGTCTGGTTTTTTGAATTACGGAGTTTACAGTTATGGGTCATGCGGCGGCAGTATAAATTACAATACCATTGAAAGCTGCGGTCAGTATGGCATATATATTACGGGGGATATGACAGAATTCTCGATCATCCGCAATAATGTTTCACGAAACAACAATGGCGGAATCATTTGCATGGGCGAAAAAAATATGATTTTTTATAATAAAGTTTTCAAAAACACCGGATCTGCCATTTCGGCTTATTCAAACTCTTCAGTGAAAGGAAATATACTAAGCGATAACACCGGAGACGGCGTTATTTCGAGCGGCAAAAACAGTGTGATTGCCGAAAATCTTATTTTGAATAATGCTCAGAATGGCATTTATATTTCCATTTATGGTATGGCGGGCACCAAAATAACGTCGAATCGTATACAGTGCAGCGGCGTGAACGGCATCTATATCGGAACAGGGAGCAATATCATCGAGGGCAATACAGTGATCGACAGCGGCAGATATGATATTTTAAGGCTGCATCCGAATAATGAGTTTAAAAATAATATTTTTAATACCAGCAATCCCGCAGAGCTGAACGTAAGAGGTGAGTAA
- a CDS encoding DUF6518 family protein, with protein MQFLGTESDEMNATDLMNHVRMRANNDLSVRQKICHALLPLALGLITGFLAKLVEAVPHFGLSGDLLNLLSGISTDIGPWVLLAAIIAAFSRTPEAAALHVFVFFAGMLFTYYLYSTLLFHFFPRYYFLRWGIIALVSPVPAFIVWFSRGKGWVASFCAALPVGLLITLGYRFLYTHSLVKDLTRGFDLFSAVLLIILLPRSNSQRLRMIPLAIIVFLIIEKLNIISLLFGGL; from the coding sequence ATGCAATTTTTAGGGACGGAAAGTGATGAAATGAACGCAACAGATTTAATGAATCACGTAAGAATGAGGGCGAATAACGATTTGTCGGTGCGGCAAAAAATCTGTCATGCGCTTTTGCCTCTTGCGCTGGGGTTGATAACGGGCTTTTTAGCAAAGCTTGTTGAGGCAGTTCCGCATTTCGGGCTGTCAGGTGATTTGCTTAATTTGCTTAGCGGCATCAGTACTGATATCGGACCTTGGGTATTGCTCGCAGCGATTATTGCCGCTTTCAGCAGGACGCCGGAGGCAGCGGCTTTACATGTATTTGTCTTCTTTGCCGGCATGTTATTTACATATTATTTATACTCAACTCTTTTATTTCACTTTTTCCCAAGGTATTATTTTTTAAGATGGGGGATCATAGCTTTAGTATCACCCGTTCCCGCTTTTATCGTATGGTTCAGCCGGGGAAAAGGCTGGGTGGCATCGTTTTGCGCGGCGCTTCCTGTCGGGCTGCTTATTACTTTGGGTTACAGATTTCTTTATACACATTCTTTGGTGAAGGATTTAACGAGAGGATTCGATTTATTTTCAGCCGTTTTGCTGATTATATTGTTGCCGAGAAGTAATAGCCAGCGATTGCGAATGATACCGCTGGCTATTATCGTGTTTTTGATTATTGAAAAACTGAATATAATATCGCTTTTGTTTGGAGGGCTATAA